The Suncus etruscus isolate mSunEtr1 chromosome 14, mSunEtr1.pri.cur, whole genome shotgun sequence genome contains a region encoding:
- the LOC126027527 gene encoding C5a anaphylatoxin chemotactic receptor 1-like gives MHVDTPDFNNTTEIDYNDYDYVTMDGPVDGPHPPPSLKDYEVAAVVILMIVFVIGVPGNILVLWVTGSEARRAINAIWFLNLALADLLSCLALPVIIATILLHGDWPLGEVACRILPSLILFNLFASILLLATISADRFLIVFKPIWCQNYRVAWLAWLASAVAWILALALTIPSFMFRQVREEPFSMKVSCGVDYGPDGEQVKHAVNIARFVLCFLGPLVTLSVCYTFLLLRTWRRPATRSTKTLKVVVAVVTSFFVFWLPYHVSGLVLAFLSKQSPNFKLVLSLDVLWVALAYVNCCINPIIYVAAARGLHIQVLKSLPSRLHQLLTEDSDMKSKSHSLSMVNIEVYKGKTQL, from the coding sequence GACTTCAACAATACCACCGAAATAGACTACAATGACTACGACTACGTAACTATGGATGGGCCAGTGGATGGTCCACATCCTCCACCCAGTCTCAAGGACTACGAGGTAGCTGCTGTGGTCATCCTCATGATAGTCTTCGTGATTGGTGTTCCAGGCAACATACTTGTACTGTGGGTGACTGGTTCAGAGGCTCGTCGAGCCATTAATGCCATATGGTTCCTAAATCTGGCCTTGGCTGACCTCCTCTCCTGCCTGGCACTGCCCGTCATCATTGCGACCATCCTCTTGCATGGCGACTGGCCTTTAGGTGAAGTGGCCTGTCGCATCCTGCCCTCGCTCATCCTCTTCAACCTCTTTGCCAGCATCCTGCTCCTTGCCACCATCAGCGCTGACCGCTTCCTCATTGTCTTCAAGCCCATCTGGTGCCAAAACTACCGTGTAGCCTGGCTGGCCTGGCTGGCCAGTGCTGTGGCGTGGATCCTGGCTCTGGCGCTCACCATCCCATCGTTCATGTTCCGACAAGTGCGTGAGGAACCCTTTTCGATGAAGGTCTCATGTGGTGTGGACTATGGACCGGATGGGGAACAGGTCAAGCATGCTGTCAATATCGCACGCTTTGTCTTGTGTTTCCTGGGGCCCCTGGTCACGCTGAGCGTCTGCTACACTTTCCTCCTCCTTCGGACTTGGCGCCGGCCAGCCACACGCTCCACCAAAACCCTCAAGGTGGTGGTGGCTGTGGTGACCAGCTTCTTTGTCTTCTGGCTGCCCTATCATGTTTCTGGCTTGGTTTTGGCCTTCCTCTCCAAACAGTCACCCAACTTCAAGCTTGTCTTGTCTCTGGATGTGCTCTGGGTAGCCTTGGCTTATGTCAACTGCTGTATCAACCCCATTATCTATGTGGCTGCTGCCCGGGGCCTCCACATCCAGGTCCTCAAATCTCTGCCTTCCCGTCTACACCAATTGCTGACCGAAGACTCGGACATGAAGAGCAAGTCCCACTCGCTGTCCATGGTGAATATTGAAGTCTATAAGGGCAAGACCCAGTTGTGA